The following are encoded together in the Cynocephalus volans isolate mCynVol1 chromosome 4, mCynVol1.pri, whole genome shotgun sequence genome:
- the LOC134374805 gene encoding uncharacterized protein LOC134374805 isoform X2, translating into MSGCSGAAGKTTRALTHSTHPGRGLSVLQFLSRAGHATHRTSLGHRPQGRQRPPGSLRRGWRGPRAHPSPAVAPLGGLLPSSSIISRRSGSPIFASSLMTLTPERQRTTDTGNWRLRWSQSTGSTHIQDSWFSEVADSLLPEPSSSSDPHWWATCSLSQLAGSSSIAWPPAHRGATRRQPPPGWGVTFCRTLWNCQLSNNWEE; encoded by the exons ATGTCGGGGTGTTCGGGAGCAGCAGGAAAAACCACGCGGGCCCTAACCCACTCCACCCACCCCGGGCGGGGATTGTCTGTCCTACAGTTCCTGTCTCGCGCAGGACACGCCACGCATCGAACGTCCCTGGGACACAGGCCGCAAGGCCGCCAACGTCCCCCGGGGTCCCTGCGCCGGGGATGGCGGGGTCCACGCGCTCACCCCAGCCCTGCTGTGGCGCCTCTCGGCGGGCTCCTACCTTCCTCCTCCATTATTTCCAGGAGATCTGGGTCGCCCATCTTCGCCAGCTCGTTAATGACACTGACGCCCGAGAGGCAGCGGACGACGGACACCGGCAACTGGAG GCTTCGCTGGTCCCAGTCCACCGGGTCTACCCATATCCAGGATTCCTGGTTCTCCGAGGTTGCCGACTCCCTTCTCCCCgaaccctcctcctcctccgatCCCCACTGGTGGGCCACATGCTCCCTCAGCCAGTTAGCCGGGTCGTCATCCATCGCCTGGCCCCCCGCCCACCGCGGTGCCACTCGGAGACAACCCCCTCCCGGTTGGGGAGTTACTTTTTGTCGG ACCCTATGGAACTGCCAGCTCAGCAATAATTGGGAG GAGTGA
- the LOC134374805 gene encoding uncharacterized protein LOC134374805 isoform X1 gives MSGCSGAAGKTTRALTHSTHPGRGLSVLQFLSRAGHATHRTSLGHRPQGRQRPPGSLRRGWRGPRAHPSPAVAPLGGLLPSSSIISRRSGSPIFASSLMTLTPERQRTTDTGNWRLRWSQSTGSTHIQDSWFSEVADSLLPEPSSSSDPHWWATCSLSQLAGSSSIAWPPAHRGATRRQPPPGWGVTFCRVRKSPPPLKETLPFKTSACPGSPRF, from the exons ATGTCGGGGTGTTCGGGAGCAGCAGGAAAAACCACGCGGGCCCTAACCCACTCCACCCACCCCGGGCGGGGATTGTCTGTCCTACAGTTCCTGTCTCGCGCAGGACACGCCACGCATCGAACGTCCCTGGGACACAGGCCGCAAGGCCGCCAACGTCCCCCGGGGTCCCTGCGCCGGGGATGGCGGGGTCCACGCGCTCACCCCAGCCCTGCTGTGGCGCCTCTCGGCGGGCTCCTACCTTCCTCCTCCATTATTTCCAGGAGATCTGGGTCGCCCATCTTCGCCAGCTCGTTAATGACACTGACGCCCGAGAGGCAGCGGACGACGGACACCGGCAACTGGAG GCTTCGCTGGTCCCAGTCCACCGGGTCTACCCATATCCAGGATTCCTGGTTCTCCGAGGTTGCCGACTCCCTTCTCCCCgaaccctcctcctcctccgatCCCCACTGGTGGGCCACATGCTCCCTCAGCCAGTTAGCCGGGTCGTCATCCATCGCCTGGCCCCCCGCCCACCGCGGTGCCACTCGGAGACAACCCCCTCCCGGTTGGGGAGTTACTTTTTGTCGGGTGAGAAAAAGTCCCCCTCCCTTAAAGGAAACCCTCCCCTTTAAGACCAGCGCGTGCCCGGGGTCTCCAAGGTTCTAG